The Glycine soja cultivar W05 chromosome 6, ASM419377v2, whole genome shotgun sequence genome has a window encoding:
- the LOC114414767 gene encoding calcium-transporting ATPase 1-like isoform X1, with translation MEIYLSENFGDVKPKNSSEEALQRWRKACWLVKNHKRRFRFTANLSKRFEAEAIRRSNQEKFRVAVLVSQAAIQFIHGLNLSSEYTVPEEVKAAGFEICADELGSIVEGRDSKKLKSHGGVDAITNKLNTSVDDGISTSEHLVNQRKEIYGVNKFAESPARGFWVYVWESLQDTTLMILAVCALVSLVVGIIMEGWPKGAQDGIGIVASILLVVFVTATSDYRQSLQFKDLDKEKKKITVQVTRNSCRQKLSMYDLLPGDIVHLNIGDQVPADGLFVSGFSVLINESSLTGESEPVNVSELNPFLLSGTKVQDGSCKMLVTTVGMRTQWGKLMATLSEGGDDETPLQVKLNGVATIIGKIGLFFAVVTFSVLVQGLFSRKLREGSQWMWSGDDAMQIVEFFAIAVTIVVVAVPEGLPLAVTLSLAFAMKKMMNDKALVRHLAACETMGSATTICSDKTGTLTTNHMTVVKAYICGKIKEVNGSKVYSDFSSDIHDSALAILLESIFNNTGGEVVKNKDEKIEILGSPTETALLEFGLSLGGDFHKERQRSKLVKVEPFNSIKKRMGVVLQLPDGGFRAHCKGASEIILASCDKVVDSSGEVVALNEDSINHLNNMIETFAGEALRTLCLAYLDIHDEFSVGTAIPTRGYTCIGIVGIKDPVRPGVRESVAICRSAGIAVRMVTGDNINTAKAIARECGILTDGIAIEGPEFREKSEEELLDIIPKIQVMARSSPMDKHTLVKHLRTTFQEVVSVTGDGTNDAPALHEADIGLAMGIAGTEVAKESADVIILDDNFSTIVTVAKWGRSVYVNIQKFVQFQLTVNVVALIVNFSSACLTGNAPLTAVQLLWVNMIMDTLGALALATEPPNEELMKRPPVGRKGNFISNVMWRNILGQSIYQFVVIWFLQTRGKVTFHLDGPDSDLILNTLIFNSFVFCQVFNEISSRDMERINVFEGILKNYVFVAVLTSTVVFQIIIVEFLGTFANTSPLSLKQWFGSVLFGVLGMPIAAALKMIPVGSV, from the exons GCTGCTATTCAGTTTATCCACG GTCTAAATTTGTCGAGTGAGTACACTGTACCAGAAGAAGTTAAAGCAGCAGGCTTTGAAATTTGTGCTGATGAGCTGGGATCAATTGTTGAGGGACGTGATTCGAAGAAGTTGAAAAGTCATGGTGGGGTTGATGCTATCACAAACAAACTCAATACCTCAGTTGATGATGGTATATCAACATCTGAGCACTTGGTGAATCAGAGAAAAGAAATTTATGGAGTTAATAAATTCGCTGAAAGTCCAGCCCGTGGATTTTGGGTTTATGTATGGGAATCCCTTCAAGATACAACCCTCATGATACTTGCTGTCTGTGCCTTGGTCTCTTTGGTGGTTGGTATAATAATGGAAGGGTGGCCCAAGGGTGCACAGGATGGAATTGGTATTGTTGCAAGCATATTGCTTGTAGTGTTCGTCACTGCCACAAGTGACTACAGACAATCACTGCAGTTTAAGGATCTGgataaagagaagaagaaaattacaGTTCAGGTCACGAGAAATAGTTGTAGGCAGAAGCTTTCAATGTATGATCTGCTTCCTGGTGATATTGTCCATCTAAATATTGGAGATCAGGTCCCTGCCGATGGCCTTTTTGTGTCTGGTTTCTCTGTGTTAATAAATGAATCAAGCTTGACAGGAGAAAGTGAACCGGTGAATGTCAGTGAACTTAATCCTTTTCTTCTGTCTGGAACCAAAGTTCAAGATGGATCATGCAAGATGCTTGTGACTACTGTTGGAATGAGGACCCAGTGGGGTAAACTAATGGCTACTCTAAGTGAAGGGGGAGATGATGAAACACCTTTGCAGGTAAAGCTCAATGGTGTTGCTACCATTATTGGGAAAATAGGCCTCTTTTTCGCAGTTGTGACCTTTTCTGTGTTGGTCCAAGGGCTTTTTAGCCGCAAGCTGCGAGAGGGATCCCAATGGATGTGGTCTGGTGACGATGCAATGCAAATTGTGGAATTCTTTGCTATTGCTGTTACTATTGTTGTTGTGGCTGTTCCTGAAGGTTTACCTTTAGCTGTAACATTAAGCCTTGCTTTTgcaatgaaaaagatgatgaatgATAAGGCACTTGTTCGTCACTTGGCTGCTTGTGAGACAATGGGATCTGCCACTACTATCTGCAGTGACAAGACTGGCACACTAACTACTAACCATATGACTGTTGTAAAAGCTTATATATGTGGGAAGATTAAAGAAGTAAATGGTTCTAAGGTCTACTCTGATTTCTCATCTGATATTCATGATTCTGCTCTAGCAATTCtacttgaatcaatatttaacaaCACTGGAGGAGAAGTTGTCAAAAACAAAGATGAGAAGATTGAAATTCTAGGATCACCGACTGAGACTGCACTGTTGGAATTTGGGCTGTCACTTGGTGGTGATTTCCATAAGGAACGACAAAGGTCAAAACTTGTGAAAGTTGAGCCATTTAATTCTATAAAGAAGCGCATGGGGGTGGTTCTCCAGCTTCCTGATGGTGGTTTCAGAGCACATTGCAAAGGTGCCTCTGAAATAATTCTAGCTTCATGTGACAAAGTTGTGGACTCAAGTGGCGAGGTTGTTGCCCTCAATGAAGACTCCATAAATCACTTGAATAATATGATTGAAACATTTGCTGGTGAAGCTCTCCGAACACTTTGCCTTGCTTACTTGGATATTCATGATGAATTTTCTGTTGGAACTGCTATTCCTACTAGAGGTTACACTTGTATTGGAATTGTGGGTATTAAAGATCCAGTTCGCCCTGGTGTTCGAGAGTCAGTCGCCATTTGTAGGTCAGCTGGTATTGCTGTTAGGATGGTTACTGGAGACAACATAAATACAGCAAAGGCTATTGCTAGAGAATGTGGAATTTTAACAGATGGTATCGCAATTGAAGGCCCCGAGTTTCGTGAGAAGAGTGAGGAGGAGTTGCTTGATATCATTCCAAAAATTCAG GTAATGGCCCGATCTTCACCAATGGATAAGCATACCCTGGTGAAACACTTGAGGACAACATTTCAAGAGGTTGTTTCAGTAACTGGTGATGGTACAAATGATGCTCCAGCACTTCATGAAGCAGATATTGGACTTGCAATGGGCATTGCTGGAACTGAG GTAGCAAAAGAAAGCGCTGATGTAATAATTCTAGATGATAACTTTTCGACTATTGTGACTGTAGCTAAATGGGGCCGCTCGGTCTACGTAAACATTCAGAAATTTGTGCAGTTTCAGCTAACTGTAAATGTTGTTGCTTTGATCGTCAATTTCTCTTCTGCTTGTTTGACTG GAAATGCTCCCCTCACTGCGGTTCAACTTCTATGGGTCAACATGATTATGGACACTCTTGGAGCACTTGCACTAGCCACTGAACCTCCTAACGAGGAGTTGATGAAAAGACCACCTGTTGGTAGGAAAGGAAACTTTATCAGTAATGTGATGTGGAGAAATATCTTGGGGCAGTCTATATATCAATTTGTTGTAATATGGTTCCTCCAGACCAGAGGAAAAGTAACGTTTCATCTTGATGGACCAGATTCTGATCTGATATTGAATACACTTATTTTCAACTCGTTTGTGTTCTGCCAG GTTTTCAATGAGATTAGTTCGAGGGATATGGAGAGGATAAATGTTTTTGAAGGTATACTGAAGAATTATGTCTTCGTTGCTGTCCTCACTTCCACTGTCGTCTTCCAAATTATAATTGTTGAATTCTTGGGCACCTTTGCAAACACATCTCCACTTAGTTTGAAGCAGTGGTTTGGTAGTGTTCTCTTTGGAGTCCTTGGCATGCCAATTGCAGCAGCTCTAAAGATGATCCCTGTGGGATCTGTCTGA
- the LOC114414767 gene encoding calcium-transporting ATPase 1-like isoform X2 codes for MEIYLSENFGDVKPKNSSEEALQRWRKACWLVKNHKRRFRFTANLSKRFEAEAIRRSNQEKFRVAVLVSQAAIQFIHGLNLSSEYTVPEEVKAAGFEICADELGSIVEGRDSKKLKSHGGVDAITNKLNTSVDDGISTSEHLVNQRKEIYGVNKFAESPARGFWVYVWESLQDTTLMILAVCALVSLVVGIIMEGWPKGAQDGIGIVASILLVVFVTATSDYRQSLQFKDLDKEKKKITVQVTRNSCRQKLSMYDLLPGDIVHLNIGDQVPADGLFVSGFSVLINESSLTGESEPVNVSELNPFLLSGTKVQDGSCKMLVTTVGMRTQWGKLMATLSEGGDDETPLQVKLNGVATIIGKIGLFFAVVTFSVLVQGLFSRKLREGSQWMWSGDDAMQIVEFFAIAVTIVVVAVPEGLPLAVTLSLAFAMKKMMNDKALVRHLAACETMGSATTICSDKTGTLTTNHMTVVKAYICGKIKEVNGSKVYSDFSSDIHDSALAILLESIFNNTGGEVVKNKDEKIEILGSPTETALLEFGLSLGGDFHKERQRSKLVKVEPFNSIKKRMGVVLQLPDGGFRAHCKGASEIILASCDKVVDSSGEVVALNEDSINHLNNMIETFAGEALRTLCLAYLDIHDEFSVGTAIPTRGYTCIGIVGIKDPVRPGVRESVAICRSAGIAVRMVTGDNINTAKAIARECGILTDGIAIEGPEFREKSEEELLDIIPKIQVMARSSPMDKHTLVKHLRTTFQEVVSVTGDGTNDAPALHEADIGLAMGIAGTEVAKESADVIILDDNFSTIVTVAKWGRSVYVNIQKFVQFQLTVNVVALIVNFSSACLTGNAPLTAVQLLWVNMIMDTLGALALATEPPNEELMKRPPVGRKGNFISNVMWRNILGQSIYQFVVIWFLQTRGKVTFHLDGPDSDLILNTLIFNSFVFCQLARKICGCLLFCW; via the exons GCTGCTATTCAGTTTATCCACG GTCTAAATTTGTCGAGTGAGTACACTGTACCAGAAGAAGTTAAAGCAGCAGGCTTTGAAATTTGTGCTGATGAGCTGGGATCAATTGTTGAGGGACGTGATTCGAAGAAGTTGAAAAGTCATGGTGGGGTTGATGCTATCACAAACAAACTCAATACCTCAGTTGATGATGGTATATCAACATCTGAGCACTTGGTGAATCAGAGAAAAGAAATTTATGGAGTTAATAAATTCGCTGAAAGTCCAGCCCGTGGATTTTGGGTTTATGTATGGGAATCCCTTCAAGATACAACCCTCATGATACTTGCTGTCTGTGCCTTGGTCTCTTTGGTGGTTGGTATAATAATGGAAGGGTGGCCCAAGGGTGCACAGGATGGAATTGGTATTGTTGCAAGCATATTGCTTGTAGTGTTCGTCACTGCCACAAGTGACTACAGACAATCACTGCAGTTTAAGGATCTGgataaagagaagaagaaaattacaGTTCAGGTCACGAGAAATAGTTGTAGGCAGAAGCTTTCAATGTATGATCTGCTTCCTGGTGATATTGTCCATCTAAATATTGGAGATCAGGTCCCTGCCGATGGCCTTTTTGTGTCTGGTTTCTCTGTGTTAATAAATGAATCAAGCTTGACAGGAGAAAGTGAACCGGTGAATGTCAGTGAACTTAATCCTTTTCTTCTGTCTGGAACCAAAGTTCAAGATGGATCATGCAAGATGCTTGTGACTACTGTTGGAATGAGGACCCAGTGGGGTAAACTAATGGCTACTCTAAGTGAAGGGGGAGATGATGAAACACCTTTGCAGGTAAAGCTCAATGGTGTTGCTACCATTATTGGGAAAATAGGCCTCTTTTTCGCAGTTGTGACCTTTTCTGTGTTGGTCCAAGGGCTTTTTAGCCGCAAGCTGCGAGAGGGATCCCAATGGATGTGGTCTGGTGACGATGCAATGCAAATTGTGGAATTCTTTGCTATTGCTGTTACTATTGTTGTTGTGGCTGTTCCTGAAGGTTTACCTTTAGCTGTAACATTAAGCCTTGCTTTTgcaatgaaaaagatgatgaatgATAAGGCACTTGTTCGTCACTTGGCTGCTTGTGAGACAATGGGATCTGCCACTACTATCTGCAGTGACAAGACTGGCACACTAACTACTAACCATATGACTGTTGTAAAAGCTTATATATGTGGGAAGATTAAAGAAGTAAATGGTTCTAAGGTCTACTCTGATTTCTCATCTGATATTCATGATTCTGCTCTAGCAATTCtacttgaatcaatatttaacaaCACTGGAGGAGAAGTTGTCAAAAACAAAGATGAGAAGATTGAAATTCTAGGATCACCGACTGAGACTGCACTGTTGGAATTTGGGCTGTCACTTGGTGGTGATTTCCATAAGGAACGACAAAGGTCAAAACTTGTGAAAGTTGAGCCATTTAATTCTATAAAGAAGCGCATGGGGGTGGTTCTCCAGCTTCCTGATGGTGGTTTCAGAGCACATTGCAAAGGTGCCTCTGAAATAATTCTAGCTTCATGTGACAAAGTTGTGGACTCAAGTGGCGAGGTTGTTGCCCTCAATGAAGACTCCATAAATCACTTGAATAATATGATTGAAACATTTGCTGGTGAAGCTCTCCGAACACTTTGCCTTGCTTACTTGGATATTCATGATGAATTTTCTGTTGGAACTGCTATTCCTACTAGAGGTTACACTTGTATTGGAATTGTGGGTATTAAAGATCCAGTTCGCCCTGGTGTTCGAGAGTCAGTCGCCATTTGTAGGTCAGCTGGTATTGCTGTTAGGATGGTTACTGGAGACAACATAAATACAGCAAAGGCTATTGCTAGAGAATGTGGAATTTTAACAGATGGTATCGCAATTGAAGGCCCCGAGTTTCGTGAGAAGAGTGAGGAGGAGTTGCTTGATATCATTCCAAAAATTCAG GTAATGGCCCGATCTTCACCAATGGATAAGCATACCCTGGTGAAACACTTGAGGACAACATTTCAAGAGGTTGTTTCAGTAACTGGTGATGGTACAAATGATGCTCCAGCACTTCATGAAGCAGATATTGGACTTGCAATGGGCATTGCTGGAACTGAG GTAGCAAAAGAAAGCGCTGATGTAATAATTCTAGATGATAACTTTTCGACTATTGTGACTGTAGCTAAATGGGGCCGCTCGGTCTACGTAAACATTCAGAAATTTGTGCAGTTTCAGCTAACTGTAAATGTTGTTGCTTTGATCGTCAATTTCTCTTCTGCTTGTTTGACTG GAAATGCTCCCCTCACTGCGGTTCAACTTCTATGGGTCAACATGATTATGGACACTCTTGGAGCACTTGCACTAGCCACTGAACCTCCTAACGAGGAGTTGATGAAAAGACCACCTGTTGGTAGGAAAGGAAACTTTATCAGTAATGTGATGTGGAGAAATATCTTGGGGCAGTCTATATATCAATTTGTTGTAATATGGTTCCTCCAGACCAGAGGAAAAGTAACGTTTCATCTTGATGGACCAGATTCTGATCTGATATTGAATACACTTATTTTCAACTCGTTTGTGTTCTGCCAG TTAGCCAGGAAAATTTGTGGATGCCTATTATTTTGTTGGTGA
- the LOC114414768 gene encoding cyclin-D5-1-like isoform X2 has protein sequence MDDDLSSSLLCHENETCLKEGGEELEYQFAGSQHDCGVSEDERVGILIEREIVLGFKRDESMVFGDWVKRARVEAINWILKSEKSWAIRLLSIACLSLAAKMEECNVPGLSEFKLDDYSFEGKVIQKMELLVLSTLEWEMGIITPFDFLSYFITKFCKESPPSPIFYKTMQLIFTTMKEVNLMDHKPSVIAVAATLVAMDQQLTRDAVELKMSSIPQHRLLESKDVFEYYNLIQRLYEENTKSDTHTPIEMTESSRVTSSAAMTKRRRLTFSDDEGSSHGKGPPG, from the exons atggATGATGATCTTTCGTCCAGCCTTCTGTGCCATGAAAACGAAACGTGTTTGAAAGAAGGAGGTGAAGAGTTAGAATACCAATTCGCAGGATCACAGCATGATTGTGGGGTTTCGGAGGATGAACGTGTGGGAATTTTGATCGAGAGAGAGATCGTTCTTGGGTTCAAAAGGGACGAAAGTATGGTGTTTGGGGACTGGGTGAAACGCGCACGCGTGGAAGCAATCAATTGGATTCTCAAA AGTGAAAAGAGTTGGGCAATTCGGTTGCTGTCAATTGCATGCCTCTCTCTGGCTGCAAAGATGGAGGAATGCAATGTGCCAGGGCTATCAGAGTTCAAATTGGATGATTATTCCTTTGAGGGAAAAGTGATTCAGAAAATGGAGCTTTTGGTACTCAGCACGTTGGAGTGGGAAATGGGTATCATAACTCCCTTtgattttctttcctatttcaTCACAAAGTTCTGCAAAGAATCCCCGCCAAGTCCTATTTTTTACAAGACCATGCAACTCATCTTCACCACAATGAAAG AGGTCAATTTAATGGATCACAAACCATCAGTTATTGCTGTGGCAGCTACTTTGGTGGCAATGGATCAACAATTAACGAGAGACGCGGTGGAGTTGAAGATGAGTTCAATTCCACAACATAGGCTTCTAGAATCT aAAGATGTATTTGAGTACTACAATCTAATTCAAAGATTATACGAGGAGAATACCAAAAGCGACACCCATACGCCAATTGAGATGACAGAGAGCTCTCGAGTTACTTCTTCTGCTGCAATGACAAAGAGAAGACGACTCACATTCAGTGATGATGAAGGAAGTAGTCATGGGAAGGGACCACCGGGCTAG
- the LOC114414768 gene encoding cyclin-D5-1-like isoform X1, protein MDDDLSSSLLCHENETCLKEGGEELEYQFAGSQHDCGVSEDERVGILIEREIVLGFKRDESMVFGDWVKRARVEAINWILKTRATLGFRFETAYLSVTYFDRFLSRRSIDSEKSWAIRLLSIACLSLAAKMEECNVPGLSEFKLDDYSFEGKVIQKMELLVLSTLEWEMGIITPFDFLSYFITKFCKESPPSPIFYKTMQLIFTTMKEVNLMDHKPSVIAVAATLVAMDQQLTRDAVELKMSSIPQHRLLESKDVFEYYNLIQRLYEENTKSDTHTPIEMTESSRVTSSAAMTKRRRLTFSDDEGSSHGKGPPG, encoded by the exons atggATGATGATCTTTCGTCCAGCCTTCTGTGCCATGAAAACGAAACGTGTTTGAAAGAAGGAGGTGAAGAGTTAGAATACCAATTCGCAGGATCACAGCATGATTGTGGGGTTTCGGAGGATGAACGTGTGGGAATTTTGATCGAGAGAGAGATCGTTCTTGGGTTCAAAAGGGACGAAAGTATGGTGTTTGGGGACTGGGTGAAACGCGCACGCGTGGAAGCAATCAATTGGATTCTCAAA ACAAGAGCAACATTGGGTTTTCGCTTCGAAACGGCCTATTTGTCAGTCACATACTTCGATCGATTTCTTTCCAGACGTTCCATTGAT AGTGAAAAGAGTTGGGCAATTCGGTTGCTGTCAATTGCATGCCTCTCTCTGGCTGCAAAGATGGAGGAATGCAATGTGCCAGGGCTATCAGAGTTCAAATTGGATGATTATTCCTTTGAGGGAAAAGTGATTCAGAAAATGGAGCTTTTGGTACTCAGCACGTTGGAGTGGGAAATGGGTATCATAACTCCCTTtgattttctttcctatttcaTCACAAAGTTCTGCAAAGAATCCCCGCCAAGTCCTATTTTTTACAAGACCATGCAACTCATCTTCACCACAATGAAAG AGGTCAATTTAATGGATCACAAACCATCAGTTATTGCTGTGGCAGCTACTTTGGTGGCAATGGATCAACAATTAACGAGAGACGCGGTGGAGTTGAAGATGAGTTCAATTCCACAACATAGGCTTCTAGAATCT aAAGATGTATTTGAGTACTACAATCTAATTCAAAGATTATACGAGGAGAATACCAAAAGCGACACCCATACGCCAATTGAGATGACAGAGAGCTCTCGAGTTACTTCTTCTGCTGCAATGACAAAGAGAAGACGACTCACATTCAGTGATGATGAAGGAAGTAGTCATGGGAAGGGACCACCGGGCTAG